The following are encoded in a window of Bacillus xiapuensis genomic DNA:
- a CDS encoding GAF domain-containing protein encodes MNSDKQLLSLINAAQVLTSTLDLNKVLDQLIKEVLLVIDGADAGVFFKYDPKLNKLIAENAIGYDMTYLRKIQLSADEAMTGKTFTSQKARIFNSPKDTEANMLNLDDDHVDYYKRSLGMLKYPASAICAPLLTNTGECLGILTIVSFNEDVQFEHKDLRLLEAFARQAAIALENARLFSQTQRSQNIMEKLSRVTLSGKGLSDITVTLSNLIHKKVCIFDEFFDLISFSSSAAKRYADELSARFPDVLQKMMANRAVSQQQLPLNRKKHEVYFFPIRADSSPIGLLTVFSDDGNELDPLDLFAVEQANMIFALEMTNQERHMSELFKYEGYLLEKLLQQRTSEISPKQWQKVGLTDGHYFTSVFIHLIDPVTSFARLSSKKQPFSRLLYRKIHLSPYKLLVLEKNFDIHLLFIADKNVPEDDLQQDIEAFLQELLQESTERELMDFYAGIGSPFSSLDHIEKSSIDAKSCVEYLQVYKGKRSIMNYKQLGLYRLFLVHDPRELRYYIEETLGPLLAHDRQYGTELVHTLKVFMECNQSATKTARMSFVHLNTIKYRLQTAKKLLNIADIDGKKMFELQLAIYMNEYLSSI; translated from the coding sequence ATGAACTCTGATAAGCAATTGCTCAGCCTTATTAATGCGGCGCAAGTGCTCACATCCACATTGGATTTAAATAAAGTATTAGACCAGCTCATTAAAGAAGTGCTCCTTGTCATTGATGGAGCAGATGCCGGTGTGTTTTTTAAATATGATCCCAAGCTCAATAAACTGATTGCTGAGAATGCGATTGGCTATGACATGACGTATTTAAGAAAAATCCAGCTATCAGCGGACGAAGCGATGACCGGCAAAACCTTCACTTCCCAAAAAGCGCGGATTTTCAATTCACCGAAGGATACAGAAGCCAACATGCTGAATTTAGACGATGATCATGTCGATTACTATAAAAGGTCGCTAGGTATGCTCAAATATCCAGCTAGTGCTATTTGCGCTCCACTTTTGACCAATACCGGAGAATGCCTTGGAATCCTGACCATTGTCAGCTTTAACGAAGACGTTCAATTTGAACATAAGGACTTAAGACTGCTGGAAGCCTTCGCTCGCCAAGCTGCCATAGCTCTAGAAAATGCGAGGCTGTTTTCACAAACACAGCGCTCGCAAAATATTATGGAAAAGCTTTCGCGAGTAACTCTTTCAGGTAAGGGGCTTTCAGATATTACCGTGACATTGTCCAATTTGATCCATAAAAAAGTGTGCATTTTTGATGAGTTTTTCGACTTAATTTCTTTTAGCTCCAGCGCAGCGAAACGGTACGCCGATGAACTATCCGCCCGATTCCCTGACGTTTTGCAGAAAATGATGGCCAATAGGGCTGTCAGTCAGCAGCAGCTTCCCCTCAACCGCAAGAAACACGAGGTCTATTTCTTCCCTATCAGGGCAGACAGTTCACCAATCGGGTTATTGACCGTGTTTTCAGATGACGGAAACGAATTGGATCCCCTCGATTTATTTGCTGTGGAACAGGCGAATATGATCTTTGCCTTAGAAATGACGAATCAAGAACGCCATATGTCAGAATTATTCAAATATGAAGGCTACCTGCTGGAAAAGCTGCTGCAGCAGCGGACATCCGAAATTTCTCCTAAGCAATGGCAAAAAGTCGGCTTAACAGACGGCCACTATTTCACTTCCGTATTTATTCATCTGATTGATCCTGTAACAAGCTTCGCGCGGCTGTCATCAAAGAAGCAGCCCTTCAGCCGTTTGCTGTACCGCAAAATCCATTTATCCCCTTACAAATTGCTCGTGCTGGAGAAGAATTTCGACATTCATCTTCTGTTTATTGCCGATAAAAATGTGCCGGAAGATGATTTACAGCAAGACATTGAAGCCTTTCTTCAAGAGCTTTTACAAGAATCAACGGAACGTGAGCTAATGGATTTTTATGCGGGAATCGGCAGCCCGTTTTCTTCTTTAGATCATATTGAGAAATCATCAATCGATGCCAAAAGCTGTGTGGAATACTTGCAAGTATACAAAGGAAAACGCTCGATTATGAATTACAAGCAACTCGGGCTATACCGGCTTTTTCTCGTACATGACCCGAGGGAGCTTAGATACTATATAGAAGAAACGCTCGGCCCGCTTTTGGCACATGATCGCCAATACGGCACAGAGCTTGTCCATACACTGAAAGTATTTATGGAATGTAATCAAAGCGCCACCAAGACAGCTCGAATGAGTTTTGTTCATTTAAATACGATTAAATACCGGCTGCAAACGGCAAAAAAACTGCTGAATATTGCAGACATTGACGGGAAGAAAATGTTTGAACTGCAATTGGCCATTTATATGAATGAGTATTTGTCTTCCATTTAA
- a CDS encoding general stress protein, whose amino-acid sequence MRNESEKHIVGVYDDHTEAIAAIEDLKRQGYRSDEISIISKDQREVEDVEESTDTEVEEGAATGAATGGVLGGLAGIAAGAGALAIPGIGPVVAAGPIVAGLTGAAAGAGAGGLTGALIGMGIPEEDAQRYNKEVKAGKMIVLVDRR is encoded by the coding sequence ATGAGAAATGAAAGTGAAAAGCATATAGTTGGGGTTTACGATGATCATACAGAGGCAATTGCAGCGATTGAGGATTTAAAGCGTCAAGGATACCGGTCAGATGAAATATCCATTATCAGCAAAGATCAGCGAGAGGTGGAAGACGTCGAAGAAAGCACAGATACAGAAGTGGAAGAAGGAGCAGCCACCGGAGCGGCTACCGGCGGCGTGCTGGGCGGACTAGCCGGTATTGCCGCTGGCGCTGGCGCCTTGGCTATCCCGGGAATCGGACCGGTCGTGGCTGCGGGTCCGATCGTTGCAGGCTTAACCGGAGCGGCAGCCGGAGCCGGAGCAGGCGGATTAACGGGCGCTTTAATCGGCATGGGAATACCGGAGGAGGATGCTCAAAGATATAATAAAGAGGTTAAAGCCGGGAAAATGATCGTATTGGTTGATCGCCGTTAA
- a CDS encoding bifunctional diguanylate cyclase/phosphodiesterase → MTRKLEARTLAIFLIGLLVIIGLHSSPLLFMNDFNSSNFLLFHTILELLSVSVALSIAMQGWFIFPHTLSQHRLFIAALFFAIGIFDVFHTLSYQGMPDFWSEASVQKSTCFWIAARITLATSLLLILSRKDRKISKTFRNRVFLLSIIYSMTISFIILFYSDHLPLLATDDNGPTALKKGMEYGISFLLFGAALIVMKNYKTTRNKDLLPLLLALGFGLYSEWIFTLYKNAYDLNSLLGHLFKVISYGCFLKYLYAVTIERPYLEQNGMQKAIKESEKQLKTIVNTVPNGIAITDDTGKPLFINKAAGSLLGLSQTAAADPNVTKDNQPLPFLDGSHIPLDRHTFIQLKETGKPVYDVICKINQADGRERILSVNSAPIYDEDSQKMQVINSLTDITEQTEAQKRINYLAYYDQLTGLPNRIYFKKIIAEKLEEAPVSGKSLGLIAFNLNRFKLVNESLGSSIGDLFLKNIATRLQRFAEEHQLTVARLNGDEFGLLSDISDGDTLKELAKEAVALIKKPMIAKGIKFRISASAGISCSSKAKDTEQLLKQAAMAISETRKQNAKILVYHPDMDREAYELLMLENDLHRAIERTQLSLHYQPQINLQTGKLIGAEALIRWNHPDKGIISPGTFIPIAEDTGLIVPIGKWVIEEACRQLRSWIDEGLPAIRISVNLSLRQFFQEDLVDIVANALQTWRIDPHYFELEITESMTLNMDRALKTLKKLKGLGVQIAVDDFGTGYSSLSYLHRFPVDRLKIDQSFIRNLFVEASSEAIVETIISMGHHLGLGLIAEGVETREQVAFLQQHPCQHIQGYYISKPLPAKEFQHLLEKGEFIFMKKVSE, encoded by the coding sequence ATGACCCGAAAACTGGAAGCTCGTACTTTAGCAATATTTCTAATCGGTTTATTAGTAATTATAGGTTTGCACAGCTCTCCTTTATTATTTATGAATGATTTCAATTCATCGAATTTCCTTTTGTTTCATACCATTCTTGAACTGTTAAGTGTTTCGGTGGCTCTTTCCATCGCGATGCAAGGCTGGTTTATCTTCCCTCACACGCTATCGCAGCACCGCTTATTTATAGCCGCTTTATTTTTTGCCATCGGTATATTTGATGTTTTTCATACACTCTCCTACCAAGGAATGCCTGACTTTTGGTCTGAAGCTTCAGTTCAAAAGTCGACTTGCTTTTGGATAGCGGCGAGAATCACATTGGCCACATCCCTTCTTTTGATCCTGTCCAGAAAAGATAGAAAAATCAGCAAAACATTTCGCAACCGTGTATTCCTGCTTTCTATTATCTATAGCATGACCATCAGCTTTATCATTCTCTTCTATTCGGATCATCTGCCGCTGCTAGCCACAGATGACAATGGGCCGACAGCATTAAAAAAGGGAATGGAGTACGGGATTAGCTTTCTGCTTTTTGGCGCAGCCTTAATTGTTATGAAAAATTATAAAACGACGCGCAATAAAGATTTGCTGCCGCTGCTGCTTGCTCTTGGATTCGGTCTGTACAGCGAGTGGATCTTTACTTTGTATAAAAACGCCTACGATCTCAACAGTTTGCTCGGACATCTATTTAAAGTAATCAGCTACGGCTGCTTCTTAAAATACCTCTATGCGGTCACAATTGAAAGGCCCTACCTAGAGCAAAACGGCATGCAAAAAGCAATTAAAGAAAGCGAGAAGCAGCTGAAGACGATTGTGAACACTGTGCCAAACGGCATCGCCATTACCGATGATACCGGCAAACCGCTTTTCATTAATAAAGCGGCCGGAAGCTTGCTCGGACTCTCGCAAACGGCAGCGGCGGATCCAAATGTCACAAAGGATAACCAGCCATTACCTTTCTTAGATGGTTCTCATATCCCTCTGGATAGGCATACCTTTATTCAATTGAAAGAAACAGGAAAGCCCGTATACGATGTCATTTGCAAAATCAATCAAGCGGACGGCCGTGAGCGGATATTGTCTGTGAACTCTGCACCGATTTATGATGAAGACAGCCAAAAAATGCAAGTCATTAATTCCTTAACGGACATTACAGAACAAACAGAAGCCCAGAAACGCATTAATTACTTAGCTTACTACGATCAGCTGACCGGGCTGCCCAATCGCATTTACTTCAAAAAAATCATCGCAGAAAAGCTGGAGGAAGCGCCAGTATCCGGAAAATCTTTAGGGCTCATCGCCTTTAATTTAAACCGTTTTAAACTGGTAAATGAATCGTTGGGCAGTTCGATAGGCGATTTATTTTTAAAAAATATCGCCACGCGCCTGCAGCGATTTGCAGAGGAACATCAATTGACGGTAGCCCGGCTGAACGGCGATGAGTTTGGTTTATTAAGCGATATATCGGATGGCGACACATTGAAGGAATTAGCCAAAGAAGCAGTGGCGCTCATTAAAAAACCGATGATCGCCAAGGGAATAAAATTTCGAATTTCCGCTTCTGCGGGCATCTCCTGTTCTTCAAAAGCAAAAGACACAGAGCAGCTATTAAAGCAAGCCGCAATGGCGATCAGCGAAACCCGCAAGCAAAACGCGAAGATTCTGGTCTATCATCCGGATATGGATCGGGAGGCTTATGAATTGCTAATGCTGGAAAACGATCTGCACCGAGCGATTGAGCGCACACAGCTTTCTCTTCATTACCAGCCACAAATCAATCTGCAGACGGGGAAATTGATCGGGGCAGAAGCGCTGATCCGTTGGAATCATCCAGATAAAGGCATCATTTCGCCAGGAACCTTTATTCCGATTGCCGAGGACACCGGTTTGATTGTCCCAATTGGAAAATGGGTCATTGAAGAAGCATGCCGCCAGCTGCGAAGCTGGATCGACGAAGGGCTCCCTGCCATTCGCATTTCAGTGAACCTCTCGTTAAGACAATTCTTTCAAGAGGATTTAGTCGACATCGTGGCGAACGCCCTGCAAACATGGCGTATAGATCCTCATTATTTTGAGCTGGAAATCACGGAAAGCATGACACTCAACATGGACCGGGCGCTAAAAACATTAAAGAAATTAAAGGGCCTAGGGGTGCAAATTGCTGTCGATGACTTCGGCACAGGCTACAGTTCCCTCAGTTATTTGCATCGCTTTCCTGTTGACCGTTTAAAAATTGATCAATCCTTCATTCGCAACTTATTTGTTGAAGCTAGCAGTGAAGCGATTGTGGAGACGATTATTTCAATGGGACATCATTTAGGCCTTGGCCTGATTGCTGAAGGCGTGGAAACCCGTGAGCAAGTAGCCTTTTTGCAGCAACACCCCTGCCAGCATATACAGGGCTATTATATCAGCAAGCCCCTTCCTGCTAAAGAATTCCAACACTTGCTTGAGAAAGGAGAGTTTATCTTTATGAAAAAAGTTTCGGAATGA
- a CDS encoding DEAD/DEAH box helicase: protein MTTQFTALQTMKPFLQEAWEKAGFQQPTPIQEKAVPAILSGYDVIAESPTGTGKTLAYLLPVLEKIEPAKKAVQTVILASSRELVMQISDEIRKWGGGISSAAFIGGANIKRQVEKLKKQPQVVAGTPGRIQELIQMKKLKMHEVKMIVLDEGDQLLVPEHLKSLEHIIKSTLKERQLVLFSATMPAKAETAAKEWMKDAQVIKVKQSEMPDPKVEHLYFTCDRREKNVMVERIMRGFEPERVLSFVNDIGDVNAFSAKLDYKGFRNGILHSEVNKQERASALKQFREGKLSLLFATDIAARGLDIKGLTHVLNFDLPKTSAQYIHRAGRTGRSGEEGTVISLVTEREERELKRIAKELGITLKKKRFYKGQPVDERKGK, encoded by the coding sequence ATGACGACTCAATTTACAGCATTACAGACGATGAAACCATTTTTGCAAGAAGCTTGGGAAAAAGCGGGATTTCAACAACCGACCCCCATTCAAGAAAAGGCGGTGCCTGCGATTTTAAGCGGGTATGACGTGATTGCTGAATCACCGACCGGAACAGGAAAGACACTGGCTTATTTGCTGCCGGTGCTAGAGAAAATAGAACCTGCCAAGAAAGCCGTTCAAACGGTGATTCTGGCATCCTCCAGAGAGCTGGTCATGCAGATTTCTGATGAAATTCGCAAATGGGGCGGAGGCATTTCCAGTGCAGCTTTTATTGGAGGAGCCAATATTAAGCGCCAGGTGGAAAAGTTAAAAAAACAGCCGCAAGTGGTCGCGGGAACACCGGGCAGAATACAAGAACTCATTCAAATGAAGAAGCTGAAAATGCATGAAGTGAAAATGATTGTGCTGGATGAAGGGGATCAATTACTGGTTCCGGAGCATTTAAAAAGCTTGGAGCACATCATTAAATCCACGCTGAAGGAGCGCCAGCTGGTCCTATTTTCTGCTACGATGCCCGCTAAAGCAGAAACGGCGGCGAAAGAATGGATGAAGGATGCCCAAGTAATCAAAGTGAAACAAAGTGAAATGCCAGATCCTAAGGTGGAACATCTTTATTTTACTTGTGACAGGCGGGAAAAGAACGTGATGGTGGAGAGAATTATGCGCGGCTTTGAGCCGGAGCGCGTGCTTTCGTTTGTCAATGATATTGGGGATGTCAACGCCTTTTCCGCTAAGCTTGACTATAAAGGATTCCGCAACGGCATACTGCACAGTGAAGTAAATAAACAGGAAAGAGCGAGCGCCTTAAAGCAGTTCCGTGAAGGTAAGCTGTCTTTGCTGTTTGCAACAGATATCGCTGCCCGCGGCTTGGATATCAAAGGGCTGACACATGTGCTGAACTTTGATTTGCCCAAAACGTCTGCGCAATATATCCATCGGGCTGGAAGAACCGGCCGATCAGGAGAAGAAGGAACCGTGATTTCGCTAGTTACCGAAAGGGAGGAAAGGGAACTGAAGCGAATCGCCAAAGAGCTGGGCATTACGTTGAAGAAAAAACGGTTTTACAAAGGGCAGCCTGTGGATGAAAGGAAGGGGAAATAA